From one Phocaeicola salanitronis DSM 18170 genomic stretch:
- a CDS encoding acyltransferase, which yields MNQLMLLLIVLFVAIFYRLLILLLTSPLLWLYSHEARRVKGKFCKGRNLFEKARNYICASSNGYVERLALKWISEIPSHHIRNFFYRHIYLIDMADKVVIYTGAEIRNPTSLKIGRGSIIGDNAILDAREGIEIGKNVCFASGVHIWTLQHDYRDPYFACNPEHCGPVKIEDRAWIDPRTIILHDVTIGEGAVIAAGAVVTKDVPPYTLVGGGAGKGDRKTSKGA from the coding sequence ATGAATCAATTGATGTTATTACTCATCGTTCTTTTTGTGGCCATATTCTATAGGCTACTAATCTTGTTGTTGACTTCACCGCTGTTATGGTTGTACTCTCATGAGGCGCGTCGTGTAAAAGGGAAATTTTGCAAAGGACGGAACTTGTTTGAAAAAGCCCGTAACTATATCTGTGCTTCGAGTAATGGTTATGTAGAGCGCTTGGCTTTGAAATGGATCAGTGAAATACCATCTCATCATATACGTAACTTCTTCTATCGGCATATCTACCTGATAGATATGGCAGATAAGGTGGTGATTTATACAGGTGCTGAAATTCGTAATCCTACATCGTTGAAAATCGGCCGTGGAAGTATCATTGGCGACAATGCTATACTAGATGCACGAGAGGGTATAGAAATTGGTAAAAATGTTTGCTTTGCTTCGGGTGTGCATATTTGGACTCTTCAGCACGACTATCGTGATCCTTATTTTGCATGTAATCCCGAACATTGCGGTCCTGTAAAGATTGAAGATCGAGCATGGATTGATCCGCGTACCATTATCTTACACGATGTGACTATCGGAGAAGGTGCTGTGATTGCTGCAGGAGCCGTAGTAACCAAGGATGTACCCCCCTACACACTTGTGGGGGGGGGTGCCGGCAAAGGTGATAGGAAAACGTCCAAAGGAGCTTAA